A genomic segment from Aegilops tauschii subsp. strangulata cultivar AL8/78 chromosome 1, Aet v6.0, whole genome shotgun sequence encodes:
- the LOC109761696 gene encoding uncharacterized calcium-binding protein At1g02270 — translation MTKKQRREAGARRQQQARQRLRPPPPLQARDERSVSCTTFNILAPIYKRMDSENGRESQNRANWFSRNEKIIDRLLGDRSSIICLQEVWLGNDELVNMYEKRLGDANYRLFKLARTNNRGDGLLTAVHRNYFCVLNHRELLFNDFGDRVAQLLHVESAIPFLQNRSSSYVQQQSLIVNTHLVFPHDHSLSIVRLKQVYKILQYIEAYQEEHKLGPMPIILCGDWNGSKRGQVYKFLRSQGFVSSYDTAHQYSDSEEDAHKWVSHRNHRGNICGVDFIWLLNPDKCRKPLKTSWNEAVFGIMKYLLLQVASLPEENAFALLKADSSDDRITYSSFCQALCQLGMVHPDRVNSEEMEDLWSEVDHDGNGAVDYKEFQRCIWSPKCYNQEEEDDTEIDVAEGSIVTFEPNDETFGFTVKEAVLFPPEVEKGMWPENYSLSDHAPLTVVFSPVRMPCSPRTPQHP, via the exons ATG ACGAAGAAGCAGCGCAGGGAGGCTGGTGCCAGGCGGCAGCAGCAGGCCCGCCAGCGGctgcggccgccgccgccgctgcaagCGCGCGACGAGCGCTCCGTCTCATGCACCACCTTCAACATCCTCGCGCCGATCTACAAGCGCATGGATTCTGAG AATGGCAGGGAGAGCCAGAACAGGGCCAACTGGTTTAGCAGGAATGAGAAAATCATCGACCGCCTCCTCGGCGATCGCTCCTCCATCATCTGCCTCCAG GAGGTGTGGTTGGGGAATGATGAGCTAGTAAACATGTACGAGAAGCGGCTCGGTGATGCGAATTATAGGCTGTTCAAGCTAGCCCGCACAAATAACCGCGGAGATG GTCTTCTAACTGCTGTACATAGGAATTACTTCTGTGTCTTGAACCACCGGGAGCTTCTTTTCAATGATTTTGGAGATCGAGTTGCTCAGCTATTGCATGTTGAGTCAGCCATACCTTTCTTGCAAAATCGGAGCAGCAGCTATGTCCAGCAGCAGAGCCTCATTGTGAACACTCATTTGGTGTTTCCCCACGATCACAGCCTTTCAATAGTTCGACTGAAGCAG GTATATAAGATCCTTCAGTACATAGAAGCTTATCAGGAAGAGCATAAACTTGGTCCAATGCCTATCATCTTATGTGG TGATTGGAATGGAAGTAAGCGCGGCCAAGTTTACAAATTTCTTCGTTCACAAGGATTTGTTTCATCATATGACACTGCTCATCAGTACAGTGACAGCGAAGAAGATGCACACAAG TGGGTGAGTCATCGGAATCATAGAGGGAACATCTGTGGAGTTGATTTTATATGGCTTCTGAATCCAGACAAGTGCAGGAAGCCCCTGAAAACTAGCTGGAATGAAGCTGTCTTTGGTATTATGAAG TATCTTCTTCTCCAAGTTGCATCTCTTCCGGAGGAGAATGCATTTGCACTTCTCAAAGCTGACAGTTCAGATGATCGTATCACATATTCAAGCTTCTGCCAGGCACTTTGTCAG TTAGGAATGGTCCACCCCGATCGTGTAAATTCTGAAGAAATGGAAGATCTATGGAGTGAAGTTGACCACGATGGGAATGGTGCTGTTGACTACAAAGAATTTCAG CGGTGTATCTGGAGCCCAAAATGCTACAACCAAGAAGAGGAGGATGATACTGAAATCGACGTCGCTGAAGGAAGCATCGTCACATTTGAGCCGAACGACGAAACCTTTGGCTTCACCGTGAAGGAAGCTGTTCTGTTCCCCCCAGAAGTTGAGAAGGGCATGTGGCCTGAGAACTACAGCCTCTCAGATCACGCGCCCCTTACTGTGGTGTTCTCCCCTGTAAGAATGCCTTGCTCTCCACGCACTCCTCAGCACCCCTAG